The window CCGTGTGCCATGCACAGATTTATGCACATGATGGTTACCATATATATATATATATACAGTAGCTGCCTGTACGCAAATTTTTGTTGCATTGAAGTTGAAGATGAGCTTGTCTCTCACAGCAATGGCAGAAATCGATAATGTTTACACGAAAGATGGAACAACTGATTATCGTAACCAGCCTGCCATGAAGAACAAAACAGGAACATGGAAAGCTTGCCCTTACATTCTAGGTAAGTAAATGATTTGATGGCATTGAAATATGATGAACGACGTACAACTGCTTAGTACTTACATTCCTTGGCTTTTTTTTATTATATCAGGAAATGAATGCTGTGAACGATTGGCTTACTATGGGATTAATACCAATCTTGTAAATTACCTCAAGTTCCAAATGAACCAGAGGAATGTTGAGGCTGTTAATAATGTCACAAATTGGTCAGGCACATGCTATGTGACACCATTGCTTGGAGCATTTCTAGCTGATGCATACCTCGGAAGATATTACACGATTGTTGCGTTCTCTATAGTTTATGTTTTGGTAAGTTATTCGTATATTCATCGAAATAAGGATAATACTTCTTTAATTAGATGTCTAACATGTTAGGTTGCCAAACTGTAAATCTGGTCAAATATTAAACAATATACTGAATATATTTCAAATCCTTGAATATGACATGTAAAGCCATTCATTTGTTGCAGGGGATGACACTATTGACATTATCAGCATCAGTTCAAGGGCTAAAACCACCATGTGACAAAAACAATGTGTGCAGTCCAACACAATTCCAAGCAGGAGCGTTCTTTACTGGATTGTACCTCATAGCTCTTGGAACAGGAGGCATAAAACCTTGTGTCTCCTCCTTTGGGGCAGACCAATTTGATGACACTGATGAGGCTGAGAAGAAGAACAAGGGTTCTTTCTTCAACTGGTTCTACTTCTCAATTAACATTGGCGCACTTGTGGCTTCCTCTGTGCTTGTTTGGATACAAACAAACGTTGGATGGGGCTGGGGATTTGGGATTCCTGCTGTGGCTATGGCGCTTGCTGTTGTGAGCTTCTTTTCGGGTACTCGCTTGTATCGGAACCTGAGGCCCAGTGGAAGTCCCCTGACTCGCATTTGCCAGGTGATGGTTGCATCCTTCAGAAAATACAAAGAACAAGTTCCTAGAGATAAGTCTCTATTGTTTGAGACAGCAGAAGACGAGTCCGCTGTTAAAGGAAGCCGCAAGCTTGATCACACAGAACAGCTAAGGTAAATAACCGTAAATTTGTGAGTTTGTAACATCATATGACATGCATTGTTAGTTTGAAATGCGTTGTTAATTTATTTTATGAGAGTTCTAAAAGAGCTTAGAATACACTAATTGTCTATGTTTATGTTTCCAATTCCCTTAGTTTCTTAGACAAGGCAGCAGTTGTGACTCAATCAGACAGAACCAAAGGCTCAGTGATGGCATGGAGACTCTGCACTGTGACCCAAGTTGAGGAGCTCAAGTCCATCATAAGGCTACTGCCAATTTGGGCCACTGGCATTATATTCTCAGCTGTATACAGCCAAATGGGAACCTTGTTTGTGCTACAAGGCAACACAATGGACCTTCACCTAGGCAACACCTCCTTTGAAATCCCCTCCGCCTCGCTCTCCCTCTTCGACACCATCAGCGTCATCTTCTGGGTTCCGGTCTATGATCGTATCATTGTCCCATTTGTTAGGAAATTCACAGGACACAAAAATGGGTTCACCCAACTTCAAAGAATAGGAATTGGGTTTGTGATCTCAGTCTTTGCAATGTTGGCTGCTGCGACTTTGGAGCTCCTGAGACTCAATGAGGTGAAAAAGCACAATTACTATGACCTCAAGCACATTCCCATGTCAATCTTTTGGCAAGTGCCTCAGTACTTCATAATTGGGTGTGGTGAGGTTTTCACCTTTATTGGGCAATCGGAATTCTTCTATGAGCAAGCTCCTGATGCCATGAGGAGTTTATGTTCTGCTCTGGCTCTCATAACGACTGCACTAGGGAACTACTTGAGTACATTTCTTGTGAATGTTGTGACTGATGTGAGCACAAGAAATGGCAAAGCTGGTTGGATACCAGATAACTTGAATTATGGGCGCCTTGACTACTTCTTCTGGCTTTTGGCTGTGTTGAGTGTGTTGAATTTGGGGTTCTACCTTATGGTTGCTAGATGGTATACTTACAAGAGGGCTGTGGTTCCTAGTCATTGATCGAGCTAAAGCAAAGAGAGTTTGATGCTTCATTTATTTATCAACTATCAAGCAAAGGGTCCATTTTGATATATATGTTCTATTTTTCTTATAAAATGTCATAGTTGGATTGGCATGCTCACCAAATGTGACATTCTGATTCAATAACACTTGGATCGAGTTTTTCAATAGTCAAGGCCAATTGATCACAGGCTAGAAAACTTTCTTGTTATGTGATAATGATTTTGACCTTCAAGAAATCAAGAAGCTGATTCTCAAGTGCTTGAGTAGAAGTACTAGCATTTTGACCTTCAAGCTTCTCATATTAATGATTGACTTTGGAGGATAATTCTTGCAAGGCTGCAACATCAACTTCAGGTTCACATCAAAAACCAATTGGCAATGGATAGAGTGGCCCAAACCCTTATTAACCCACAGGCAAGGTCTCATATTCCCGATGTGGGATTGATATCTCAACACGGCCCCGCACGTATGGCGAATTTTCAAGCCTAACACGTGGACAACATTTGGGGTTGACGTGGAGTTCGTGTGGCCATTGGGCTTCACACGTGGACGTGGGTAACCCGCTCTGATACCACGATAAAGTAGTCTAGGGTTCACATCCAAAACCAATTGACAATGGATGAAGTGGCCCAAACTCTTATTAACCCACAGGCAAGGTCCCATATTCCCGATGTGGGATTGATATCTCAACAATAACCACATTATCAAAACATAATTTCTTATTGTTTTATATTTACATTTTCTCTTAATTACTTATTTTATATTTTCATTTTCTCTTAATAACAAAAGTTCCATTTTTTTTTTGTTCTTTGACTCAATCACGTCTGTGTTTATCTGTTTTCTTCCTCTCCGGTTAGTATATTTTTTCCAGCACTTATTGTTATTTCATCAGCTTTTCAACAAGAGAGTACAACCTGACTCCTAATTTGTGTTCAAATTTCCGTTCCAGATGATACCCCTAAACAAGATCACACGTACATAAATTTCTTCAATACTTTCTTGATTTCATTTGTTAAACCTGTTTCATCAATTGCTATAAGAAAGCGGCGCCTTCCAGCAAAATTAAGAAACATGTGTATCAGACTTGGTGATATGCATAAAGATGTCCTAATATGAAATTGAAGGCCTTCATGAGTCCCAATCTCGCCACAATAACAATGATATACTGTGTTCTAACCAAGACCAGGAGGCTAGGAAAAAAAATTATTCTCACTGTCAATCCAACTCCATGAACTCAGATGAACAATTCTCTACCTGGTCATGGTAATCGAATTCAACACCAAATTCAAATTCACATGAGGGATTCCCCATTTGAGAATTCATATTCACATAGATATCCATTAAAAATGCTAGTCGACCCCATGAAACACAACAATGATCCTGAAAGCCCAATCATAAACGGCATGTGATAGACTAATCAATATGAGTTGATCAATTAAAGAGTTGGTGTGATGCTTGAGAGGAGGGGTGAGAGAGGAGGAGAGAACACATGTGGTCATATTAGATCAATAGGAAGATGGAGGTGAAGAGGAAAACGACGCATATTAGATCAAGGGGAAGAAGAGAAAATAGGGTTTAAAGAGATACAATTAAAAAAGTGAAAAAAGGAAAACCAAAAGAAAAGAGAATTTTTGTAATAAAGAAAAATGAAAATATAAAATAATAAAAAAATTATGTTTTGATGATGTGGATGTGCCACATAAGTTGTCACATAAGGTGGGTTTTAGGTAGTTTCCTAAAAGGTGGTTCACCTAGCATTACTCCATCCCGAATACCATATGACATGGTAGTATTTCAATATAAGGGGCCTTCGGGCAAGTTTGAGGGGTTTGAGCATTACTGCATTTAAGCAGAGATTAGTCTGACTTTGTTAGGAAACTCTTGTATATTTTTGTCTGAGTACTAACTGGGTGGGTATGTCACTGACTTGTTAACATTACCGAGGTGGCTTACTACTTCACTCCCAATAAAAAAAATTAAAAAAAAACAAAAATTTACTTTCGATGAGCAACAAAATGGATTACCTGGATTTGGTTGTCAAGTCGGATCTCTATGTTTTCCATTTTTGCCAAGGAAATAGAGTTTTTGTGACACGACCCACCCCGAATTTCANNNNNNNNNNNNNNNNNNNNTTAACCCGAGAGCCATAAATACGCTCATCATTGCCTAACTTCGATATTCTTAAATCGGAACGATCCGAACTTAATTATCATACTCAACAGTCGTAAATACCACCTCCTCAAAATACGACTTAAATCCTACGGCCGGATTCTACATTAATTAACCGCCAAAAATATCAAACTTCGAAAATTCACAAACCTATCCAAATCTCATCCAAAAATTCCATAAATCACCTCAATAATATCATCTTAATATTCTACATCAAAAACCACAAAATTTCCCAAAACAGCGGCGGCCGGCGACCAACTCCGGCGACCTGCAAAAGCTACCAAATTTTAACAGAATCTTCCTCTCAATCTCCTCTACAACTTTCATGACTAACACATCACCCAATTCCAAGCCTAACTAGGCTAATCGAACGAAGACAACTTAAACACCATAAAACTTCCACCTCAAATTTCTCCTTACCTAGCTCAAGAGGGAGGGAGCTGTTTGGAGGGGTTGTTGCACGGGAGGAGGGCTACAAAACCGTACCAAGCTTGCCCGGATTGGTGGCCGGAGGAGGAAGTTCCGGCGAAGGGAAGTTCGGGACAGCCTTTGCTTTCGGGCGGCACCTCTCTCTCACGGCGGCGCTAGGGGGGCTGCTACCGGCCTAGAATGGAAGCTGGGTTGGAGGCCGTTCGATTGGGACCGGTGCGGCGGCGGTTGGTGGCCGGACGGCGGCGGGAGGGCGGCCGGAAATTCTTCTGGGTGTAGAGAGGGGAAAACCGGGTGAGAAGAGGGAAAATCGGGAGGGAGAGAGAAAAAGAAAAGAAGAAGAAATGGATTGGGCTCGCCCAGCCGACCCAACACTCCTTTTAACCCAAAATTCTAAAATTCAACACCCCGAAAAAATAATACCCGAATAAAAATTACCTTTTACTAGCTAAAATTTACTATTTTTACCGTCGTCGTATTTTCCCCATACGAATTATCCTCCGCACATAATCGTCCCCGAAACCCCTCTAGGGACCAATTAAACTATTTACTCAATGATCGGGACGGTAAAATTCTTATTATAAACACGCTAGTAAATAAGGTAAAAATATAAGGGTCGGGATGTGACATTTTGTCACCAAGGAGTCCAAGTACATGATGTACCTAGCCTACAAAGAGATCCCGGACAAATTAGGATACAACCTAATTCTCTTATTCAATTTCAAAATCAGACACATTCTCTATAAAAGACATAATTGATTGAGTTGTTCGATAAATAAAATTGCCTTTCTAAGATGAAATTGTTAGATTTTCTGAATTTTCTGGTTTGGTAAATAGATGAACTTTGCAAGGATTTCAGATACATGGTAAACTTACTAAAAATTTCCGGACACACATTGTGATGTAACCTAATTCTAAATTTGTATGGATTTCCAAATCCTAAAAAAAAGAATATTCTTAGTTGTACGATAAACAAGCCTTGATACATGATTACATGATCATGAACCTACAATGAGATCATATAACCTAATCCTATAAATTTCGAAATCACACGTTTTCTTAAAATGACAATTTTCCAAGTTGTACAAAGAATAAGATTGCCTTTCTAAGATCAACCCGTCAATTTCTAGAACTATGCAAAGCATTTGTAGTATTAAAGTTGTGACGTTGGTACACCACAAAACCCCCCAAATAATTGCATAATGTTAAATTTTGCACATCACTCTTTTGGACACTTCCATATTTACACGAAGACAAATTTGCTCCTGACACAATTTGAGTCTTCTAAGCAAAAAAAGAAGGAAACAAAAAGCATCTTGATCAAGCAACCTCATTAGTAAGATTTTAATCTTGGATCATACTAACAGTAAAAAATAAAAAATTGATGAATTGATACAGTAGCTGTTTTATATCAATAGTCAACAACATATATTTTCACCCAATTGCTATTTACAGTTCATCATGCACACTCATCCATCCAACAACGGTAAATGTAATTATTATTACGGCGTGTAAAGACTTAAAAAGGAGAGTCCAAGATCCACTTTGATTCTATTTCCATATATTTTCGTGGTTCTTTCTTTGCCAGTCCGAGCAGGAACCGGGCTCTTCCTCTTTTTGCTCTGATTCTAAGTCTCAATGAAACTAATTGATAACCCTAATCACCAGTCATTAACCCCCATAAAAGATTTATTCTTTTAATCGCCCCTTTTCATTTTTTTTTTTTCACTCCAAACTTCACAGGTATGTGTTCTGTCTACACCTCCATGAGTACTGTAAATATCAGTTGCTCAGATACCACATAAAGATTCAGTCTTTTTATCTCTTTTCTTCTTCCCTTGTTCTCTCTCTCAGTCTGGAATAGTAGCTTTCATGTCAAACGTGTAGAATTTCTTAGATTGAGAACGGTGGTTTCTTTGTTCTTAAAGATGCTTCAAACTTGTCTAGAATGACCCTGAATGTTGCTATTGAGTGCTTGCTTTTCCATTGCTTTGTTTGTGTAAATTCAGTGTTGTTAATATGTTTACTGGGTTTTTGTAATGCTTGGTAGGTTTTTGTTTTTCGCCTTCAATTCAGAAAAAAAGTTTGAGGCTATGACATCCTCTCTGCTAATTTTACTTTGTTCATTAGAATACGATAATGGGTTTTTGAGTTCATCTTTTTACGTTGAGCCATCCTTTTTCTATTCATGAAGATGGTGACTTTCGCAATGATAACCGCATTTCGCCATTGCCTCTGCTTTACTTAGTTTCTGTTTCATTTTTGTTTATGACATGTGACATATGAACATATGTATGCCAGTTTTTGAGCCTTGTTCTGTCAGATACAAATGCTCTACGTACAAGCTGCTTGAACTACAATAATCATAAAAGTTCTTTAAAAAGATAGACAGATGTGTTTGTAAGGTTGGCACTATTAGTCCGATGCTGAGTGAAATTTACATATTTGAGAATCTAGCAATTCTTTTTTAACAACCTCGCTTAGTGTTTGGATATGTCTTGGGCTCCCAGCCAATGTTTTCACTTTGAAATTGTCATGATTCAGTCTTATCTTAGCTCTTATGTTAGATGATTTTGTAGGTGACTCTCTTGTTTTAAACAGCAAGCAAAACAAGTGCCAGAAGATGGCTTTGGCGGAAGATGATTATACAAATGATGGCACTGTGGACATTCGTAAAAACCCTGCTAACAAGAGGAAGACTGGAAATTGGAAGGCATGCCGCTTTATTCTTGGTATGGTTTTACTGGTGTTATTGTGAATCCAATTGGTTTTGCTTCTCCCAATAAATTGATCCCTAAATGATTCTGTTGCAGGAAATGAATGCTGTGAAAGATTGGCATACTATGGAATGAGTACTAATCTGGTGAACTATCTTCAGAAACAACTCAGCATGGGAAATGCCGCGGCAGCAAACAATGTCACCAATTGGTCTGGAACTTGCTATGTCACACCATTGTTAGGAGCCTTCCTAGCTGATGCATACTTAGGAAGATATTGGACGATTGCAATTTTCTCAATTATATATGTTTTTGTAAGTTTTCTCCGCACGATTACTCCTCTCTAAGTGGCCTATAACGCATATGCTTTAGTTCTCATGTTATTCAATTCAAATGGAGATGGTACTTTAATCTGTATCTTGTCAAATTTATTGTATCTGCTCCTAGAAGTTTTGATCAAAAAAATTTCCTTTAGATAAAATTGTTGTTTTGTATGTTCTCCAAAAATATATTGAAAAATCTTGCGTTTTTGTCCAGGGGATGGGATTCTTGTCTCTGACTGCATCTATCAATGGACTAAAACCATCATGCGACAGCTCTGGTTGCCACGCAACTTCATCACAAATAGCAGCCTGCTTTGTAGCTCTGTACATGATTGCACTAGGTACTGGTGGAATCAAGCCGTGCGTGTCATCTTTTGGTGCTGATCAATTTGATGAAACAGATGATACTGAGAAGGAAAAGAAGAGCTCTTTCTTCAATTGGTTTTACATGTCAATCAATGTTGGTGCAATGATTGCTTCCTCAGTTTTGGTCTATATACAAATGAATGTAGGATGGGACTGGGGTTTTGGGATCCCTGCAGTTGCAATGGCCATAGCAGTTGTGTTCTTTTTCGTGGGTAGTTCATTGTATCGACTTCAGAAACCTGGAGGGAGTCCCATCACAAGGATTATTCAGGTCATTGTTGCATCCTGCAGGAACTTCAATGTAAAAGTCCCGGATGACAAGTCTCTTCTTTATGAAACAAGAGATGCTGAGAGTAGTATCCAAGGAAGCCGCAAGCTTGAGCACACAGACAAGTTAAGGTAAGTGGTACTTAAAACTAGAATTCAGTGAGCTACTTAAAATAATTTACAGATATCATATCCAATTCTTTGGAACAAAAATATCAGTACTGGAATTTTTGTGTAAGCGATTTAAGCCTCTTATTGTGTCAAATTTTAGTTTCTTTGACAAGGCTGCTGTGGAGGACCTGAAGAGCTTGGAAAACCCATGGAAAGTCTGCACAGTTACTCAAGTAGAGGAGCTCAAGGCCGTTATCCGGTTACTTCCAGTATGGGCATCTGGGATAGTCTTTGCTGCAGT of the Fragaria vesca subsp. vesca linkage group LG6, FraVesHawaii_1.0, whole genome shotgun sequence genome contains:
- the LOC101294097 gene encoding peptide transporter PTR5-like gives rise to the protein MAEIDNVYTKDGTTDYRNQPAMKNKTGTWKACPYILGNECCERLAYYGINTNLVNYLKFQMNQRNVEAVNNVTNWSGTCYVTPLLGAFLADAYLGRYYTIVAFSIVYVLGMTLLTLSASVQGLKPPCDKNNVCSPTQFQAGAFFTGLYLIALGTGGIKPCVSSFGADQFDDTDEAEKKNKGSFFNWFYFSINIGALVASSVLVWIQTNVGWGWGFGIPAVAMALAVVSFFSGTRLYRNLRPSGSPLTRICQVMVASFRKYKEQVPRDKSLLFETAEDESAVKGSRKLDHTEQLSFLDKAAVVTQSDRTKGSVMAWRLCTVTQVEELKSIIRLLPIWATGIIFSAVYSQMGTLFVLQGNTMDLHLGNTSFEIPSASLSLFDTISVIFWVPVYDRIIVPFVRKFTGHKNGFTQLQRIGIGFVISVFAMLAAATLELLRLNEVKKHNYYDLKHIPMSIFWQVPQYFIIGCGEVFTFIGQSEFFYEQAPDAMRSLCSALALITTALGNYLSTFLVNVVTDVSTRNGKAGWIPDNLNYGRLDYFFWLLAVLSCQKMALAEDDYTNDGTVDIRKNPANKRKTGNWKACRFILGNECCERLAYYGMSTNLVNYLQKQLSMGNAAAANNVTNWSGTCYVTPLLGAFLADAYLGRYWTIAIFSIIYVFGMGFLSLTASINGLKPSCDSSGCHATSSQIAACFVALYMIALGTGGIKPCVSSFGADQFDETDDTEKEKKSSFFNWFYMSINVGAMIASSVLVYIQMNVGWDWGFGIPAVAMAIAVVFFFVGSSLYRLQKPGGSPITRIIQVIVASCRNFNVKVPDDKSLLYETRDAESSIQGSRKLEHTDKLSFFDKAAVEDLKSLENPWKVCTVTQVEELKAVIRLLPVWASGIVFAAVYSQMSTMFVLQGNTLDQHMGPNFKIPSASLSLFDTVSVLIWAPIYDLVIVPFARKFTGHPRGFTQLQRMGIGLVISVFSMVVAGILEVVRLRIVQKNNYYDREYIPMTIFWQVPQYFLIGCAEVFTFIGQLEFFYDQAPDAMRSLCSALSLTTIALGNYLSTLLVTIVTKTTTRNGKLGWIPDNLNRGHLDYYYWVLTLLSIINFLVYLLIAKWYTYKKTVDH